The following are encoded together in the Sinorhizobium terangae genome:
- the ltnD gene encoding L-threonate dehydrogenase, whose amino-acid sequence MTLHVENPGRSAVAAVIGLGSMGFGMAQALKRAGLAVVGYDVAPAAVARFIAEGGRGASTLGEAVRDADIVVSVVVNAVQTEAVLFGPEGIASVMKPGAVFISSATMDPAIARDLAQRVEALGFHYLDAPISGGAAKAAKGELTIMASGSARAFAAARPALDAMAAKVYELGDAAGTGAAFKMINQLLAGVHIAAACEAISFAAKQDLDLEKVYEVITASAGNSWMFENRIPHVLAGDYTPLSAIEIFVKDLGIVQDMARAERYPVPLVAAALQMYLAASGAGMGRDDDSSLARLYAQLSGAQLPGTIKA is encoded by the coding sequence ATGACACTGCATGTTGAAAATCCCGGCCGCAGTGCCGTGGCCGCGGTGATCGGCCTCGGCTCGATGGGGTTCGGCATGGCGCAGGCGCTGAAGCGTGCGGGTCTCGCGGTCGTCGGCTACGACGTCGCTCCCGCCGCCGTCGCGCGCTTCATCGCGGAAGGCGGTCGCGGGGCGAGCACGCTCGGAGAGGCCGTTCGCGATGCCGACATCGTCGTTTCGGTGGTCGTCAACGCCGTACAGACCGAAGCCGTCCTGTTCGGCCCGGAGGGTATCGCAAGCGTCATGAAGCCCGGCGCCGTCTTCATTTCGTCTGCAACGATGGACCCGGCGATCGCGCGTGATCTCGCGCAGCGGGTCGAAGCGCTCGGTTTCCACTATCTCGACGCGCCGATCTCCGGTGGCGCTGCAAAAGCGGCGAAGGGCGAATTGACGATCATGGCGTCCGGGTCGGCACGAGCCTTCGCCGCGGCCCGCCCTGCCCTCGACGCGATGGCCGCCAAGGTGTACGAGCTCGGCGACGCCGCCGGTACCGGCGCGGCCTTCAAGATGATCAACCAACTCCTGGCCGGCGTGCACATCGCTGCCGCCTGCGAGGCCATCAGCTTCGCTGCCAAGCAGGACCTCGATCTCGAGAAAGTCTACGAGGTGATCACCGCCTCGGCCGGCAATTCCTGGATGTTCGAAAACCGCATCCCGCATGTGCTCGCGGGCGACTACACACCGCTCAGTGCCATCGAGATTTTCGTAAAAGACCTCGGCATCGTTCAGGATATGGCTCGCGCGGAGCGCTATCCGGTGCCGCTCGTGGCGGCTGCCTTGCAGATGTATCTCGCGGCTTCCGGCGCCGGCATGGGGCGCGACGACGACTCTTCGCTTGCGCGGCTCTATGCGCAGCTTTCCGGCGCGCAACTGCCAGGCACGATCAAGGCATAA
- a CDS encoding SDR family oxidoreductase, with protein sequence MAQAKRSGEGKIVLVTGGGTGVGRGIAKALSAEGYSLVITGRRPDVLEDAADEIARETGGTVRAITCDVGNPAEVAALFGAIRDEFDRLDLLVNNAGTNVPPVPPEDVTFEQWSDIVSANLTGAFLCTQHAFRLMKSQNPRGGRIINNGSISATTPRPNSAPYTATKHAITGLTKSIALDGRAHDIACGQIDIGNAATDMTEKMSTGVLQANGEIAAEPTIPVVHVAEAVVYMASLPLTANVLTMTVMATKMPLVGRG encoded by the coding sequence ATGGCGCAGGCGAAAAGATCGGGCGAAGGAAAGATCGTGCTCGTGACCGGCGGCGGTACTGGCGTCGGTCGCGGGATCGCCAAAGCCTTGAGCGCCGAGGGCTACAGCCTCGTGATCACCGGCCGCCGGCCTGACGTGCTTGAGGACGCGGCCGACGAAATCGCGCGGGAGACCGGCGGCACTGTGCGGGCGATCACCTGCGACGTCGGCAACCCGGCTGAGGTCGCTGCGCTATTCGGCGCGATCCGGGACGAATTCGATCGGCTCGACCTGCTGGTCAACAATGCCGGCACGAACGTGCCGCCGGTGCCGCCCGAGGATGTGACGTTCGAGCAGTGGAGCGACATCGTCTCGGCGAACCTGACCGGCGCCTTCCTCTGCACCCAGCATGCCTTCCGGCTGATGAAAAGCCAAAACCCGCGTGGCGGACGGATCATCAACAACGGTTCCATTTCGGCGACGACGCCGAGGCCGAATTCCGCCCCCTATACAGCGACCAAACACGCGATCACGGGGCTGACGAAATCCATCGCGCTCGATGGGCGGGCGCACGACATCGCCTGTGGCCAGATCGACATCGGCAATGCTGCGACCGATATGACCGAGAAGATGAGCACGGGTGTGTTGCAGGCCAATGGAGAGATCGCAGCCGAACCGACCATTCCCGTCGTGCACGTGGCCGAGGCCGTCGTCTACATGGCGAGCCTGCCGCTGACAGCCAACGTGCTGACGATGACCGTCATGGCGACGAAGATGCCGTTAGTCGGCCGCGGATAG
- a CDS encoding MFS transporter, giving the protein MTLQTQAPVAGAHLERTVEDRAYTKVFWRIVPFLMLCYVVAYLDRVNVGFAKLQMSSELGLSEAAYGIGAGIFFIGYFLFEVPSNVILNKVGARVWIARIMITWGVISAAFMFTTSESVFYVLRFLLGVAEAGFFPGIILYLTTWYPAHRRAKIITTFMSAIPISSIFGNPLSGLLMDSFHGTHGLSGWQWMFLIEAVPAILFGIATFFYLDDTIGHANWLTKEEKNVLAANIDAENRVKSSSPHSIAGALTDRRVWLMCLIYFCFVLGQYGLNFWMPTIVKATGVTGNLNIGLISAIPYLCTFVVMLVLGRSSDRFRERRWHLVVPAVIAAGGFVAATVATSTTVAIVCLSLAAAGAISCAPLFWSLPTAFLAGTGAAAGIAWINSVGNLAGFLGPFLVGYLKDFTGNNSAGMYFLAAALIVGALAVLTVPAKTVNR; this is encoded by the coding sequence ATGACGCTGCAAACGCAGGCGCCGGTCGCTGGCGCGCATCTCGAACGGACGGTCGAGGATCGCGCCTATACCAAGGTTTTCTGGAGAATCGTTCCATTCTTGATGCTCTGCTACGTGGTCGCCTATCTCGACCGCGTCAATGTCGGCTTTGCCAAGCTGCAAATGTCGAGCGAGCTTGGCCTGTCGGAAGCGGCCTATGGCATCGGCGCCGGCATTTTCTTCATCGGCTATTTTCTGTTCGAGGTGCCGAGCAACGTCATCCTGAACAAGGTCGGCGCCCGCGTATGGATCGCCCGTATCATGATCACGTGGGGCGTCATCTCCGCCGCTTTCATGTTCACGACGTCGGAAAGCGTGTTCTACGTCCTGCGTTTCCTGTTGGGTGTCGCCGAGGCCGGGTTTTTCCCTGGAATCATCCTCTATCTCACGACCTGGTACCCGGCGCATCGCCGCGCCAAGATCATCACCACCTTCATGTCGGCAATCCCGATCTCATCCATCTTCGGCAATCCGCTTTCCGGCCTGCTGATGGATAGTTTCCATGGAACGCATGGCCTTTCCGGCTGGCAATGGATGTTCCTGATCGAGGCAGTTCCCGCGATCCTTTTCGGTATCGCCACCTTCTTCTATCTTGACGACACGATCGGCCATGCGAACTGGCTGACGAAGGAGGAAAAGAACGTGCTGGCGGCCAATATCGACGCCGAGAATCGGGTGAAATCGTCGAGCCCGCACAGCATCGCCGGAGCGCTGACCGATCGCCGCGTCTGGCTCATGTGCCTGATCTATTTCTGCTTCGTCCTCGGACAATACGGACTGAATTTTTGGATGCCGACGATCGTGAAGGCGACCGGGGTGACCGGAAACCTCAACATCGGTCTTATTTCCGCGATCCCCTATCTTTGCACCTTCGTCGTCATGCTCGTGCTCGGACGTTCTTCGGACCGTTTCCGCGAACGGCGCTGGCATCTCGTCGTCCCGGCAGTCATTGCTGCCGGCGGTTTCGTCGCGGCAACCGTAGCGACGAGCACCACCGTCGCGATCGTCTGCCTCTCGCTCGCTGCCGCAGGCGCCATAAGCTGCGCACCGCTCTTCTGGTCGCTGCCGACCGCCTTTCTCGCAGGGACCGGAGCTGCGGCCGGGATCGCCTGGATCAACTCGGTCGGCAACCTCGCAGGCTTCCTGGGACCGTTCCTGGTCGGTTATCTGAAGGACTTCACCGGCAACAACAGCGCGGGCATGTATTTCCTGGCCGCGGCTCTTATCGTCGGCGCGCTCGCCGTGCTGACGGTTCCTGCCAAGACCGTCAACCGCTAG
- the otnK gene encoding 3-oxo-tetronate kinase, with protein sequence MSILLGSIADDYTGASDLANTLTKNGLSTVQTVGIPDPSLPLPDVDAVVASLKIRSVVADEAVVAASRAEQWLRDRGAAHVLYKICSTFDSTDAGNIGPVTEALRDAAGGGVVLVTPAFPETGRTVYLGHLFVNGQPLDESPLKDHPLNPMRDANLMRVLARQSRGPIGLIDLATVATGPAAVRARIEALRAEGATAAIADAIFERDLEILGEALLDAPVSTGASGLGLGLARALVGSGRVPSRVDTTADAVRPVGGHAAVVAGSCSSATLRQLATAEQAMPVLRLDPERLLTAAPDEISAALSWAGERMETGPVIIAASTTPDAVSDLQSRYGREISGRAIEAGTSAIAAELVARGVRRLIVAGGETSGATVDRLGIPAFLIGPEIAPGVPVLRTIGNSQGEMLMALKSGNFGGDDFFAAALAMMR encoded by the coding sequence ATGAGCATCCTTCTGGGATCGATCGCCGACGACTACACCGGCGCCTCAGACCTCGCCAATACGCTGACGAAGAACGGTCTCAGCACGGTGCAGACGGTCGGCATTCCCGATCCGTCGCTGCCGTTGCCGGATGTCGACGCGGTGGTCGCTTCGCTGAAGATCCGCTCAGTCGTGGCCGACGAGGCCGTCGTGGCTGCAAGCCGTGCCGAGCAATGGTTGCGCGATCGCGGTGCGGCCCATGTGCTCTACAAGATCTGCTCGACCTTCGATTCCACCGATGCCGGCAACATTGGCCCGGTCACGGAAGCGCTGAGGGATGCAGCGGGCGGCGGCGTGGTCCTGGTCACGCCCGCTTTCCCGGAAACCGGGCGCACCGTCTATCTCGGTCACCTTTTCGTCAATGGCCAGCCGCTCGACGAAAGCCCGCTCAAGGATCATCCTCTCAATCCCATGCGCGACGCCAATCTGATGCGCGTCCTGGCCCGCCAATCTCGCGGCCCCATTGGACTTATCGATCTGGCGACGGTAGCTACCGGGCCGGCCGCGGTGCGGGCGAGGATCGAAGCGCTTCGCGCAGAAGGCGCCACTGCGGCGATCGCGGACGCGATCTTCGAACGCGATCTTGAAATTCTCGGCGAGGCTCTACTCGATGCACCGGTGTCGACCGGCGCATCCGGCCTCGGCCTCGGGCTCGCCCGCGCACTCGTGGGCTCCGGTCGCGTGCCGTCGAGGGTCGATACTACTGCCGATGCCGTTCGCCCCGTCGGCGGGCATGCAGCCGTCGTCGCCGGCAGTTGCTCCAGCGCCACCCTTCGCCAGCTTGCCACTGCCGAACAGGCAATGCCGGTCCTGAGGCTCGACCCCGAACGATTGCTCACCGCCGCGCCTGACGAAATTTCAGCCGCGCTTTCCTGGGCCGGGGAGCGAATGGAGACAGGGCCCGTCATCATTGCCGCCAGCACCACGCCGGATGCCGTTTCCGATCTTCAGTCGCGCTATGGACGCGAAATATCGGGGCGCGCGATCGAGGCCGGGACCTCGGCGATCGCGGCCGAACTGGTGGCGCGCGGCGTCAGGCGCCTCATCGTTGCCGGCGGCGAAACCTCCGGCGCGACGGTCGACAGGCTGGGAATTCCGGCGTTCCTGATCGGCCCGGAGATCGCGCCCGGCGTGCCGGTTCTGCGGACGATCGGCAACTCACAAGGCGAGATGCTTATGGCGCTCAAATCCGGCAATTTCGGAGGCGACGACTTCTTCGCCGCGGCGCTGGCGATGATGCGATAA
- the denD gene encoding D-erythronate dehydrogenase, which yields MHVMVIGAAGMIGRKLVERLAAEPGALGYEVTRLTLVDVVQAPVPATLSATSTAPAVDLSSEGGAERLIASRPDVIFHLAAIVSGEAEADFDKGYSINLDGTRSLFEAIRHEGRNGPYFPRVIFASSIAVFGQPFPEKIGDEFFTTPLTSYGTQKAICELLLADYTRRGIFDGIGIRLPTICVRPGKPNKAASGFFSNILREPLVGQEAVLPVDENVRHWFASPRSAVGFFVHAARMDTASIGPRRNLTMPGLSALVGEEIEALRRVAGEKAARLIRREPDPVIASIVAGWPTDFDARRARELGFTAESNFDEIIRIHIEDELGGRI from the coding sequence ATGCATGTCATGGTCATAGGTGCGGCCGGAATGATCGGCCGCAAGCTGGTCGAGAGGCTCGCCGCAGAGCCGGGCGCTCTCGGCTATGAGGTCACCCGGCTTACGCTAGTAGACGTGGTCCAGGCACCAGTGCCCGCGACACTTTCCGCGACTTCGACGGCGCCGGCGGTCGATCTGTCGTCCGAAGGCGGAGCAGAACGGCTCATCGCGTCGCGGCCGGATGTCATCTTTCATCTGGCGGCGATCGTTTCCGGCGAGGCGGAGGCCGATTTCGACAAGGGCTACAGCATCAATCTGGACGGTACGCGTTCGCTTTTCGAGGCGATCCGCCACGAAGGCCGCAACGGCCCCTATTTCCCGCGCGTCATCTTTGCCTCGTCGATTGCCGTCTTCGGCCAGCCCTTCCCGGAAAAGATCGGGGACGAGTTTTTCACGACGCCGCTGACGAGCTACGGCACGCAGAAGGCTATCTGCGAATTGCTGCTCGCCGACTATACGCGCCGAGGCATCTTCGACGGCATCGGCATCCGCCTCCCGACCATTTGCGTTCGGCCCGGCAAGCCCAACAAGGCGGCATCAGGGTTTTTCTCCAACATTCTGCGCGAGCCGCTGGTCGGGCAGGAGGCGGTATTGCCGGTGGACGAGAATGTCCGTCACTGGTTCGCAAGCCCGCGTTCGGCCGTCGGTTTCTTCGTGCATGCGGCGCGCATGGACACGGCGAGCATCGGGCCGCGGCGCAACCTGACCATGCCGGGCCTGTCGGCACTGGTCGGCGAAGAGATCGAGGCGCTTCGGCGGGTTGCCGGCGAGAAGGCGGCACGCCTCATTCGCCGCGAACCGGATCCCGTCATCGCCTCGATCGTTGCCGGCTGGCCCACCGATTTTGATGCCCGGCGGGCGCGCGAGCTCGGTTTCACGGCGGAAAGCAATTTCGACGAGATCATCCGGATCCATATCGAGGACGAACTCGGAGGGAGGATCTGA
- a CDS encoding cupin domain-containing protein, with the protein MSTFRNAVVSLPGKERIAKTPFGAKVVIHATAAETGGAFGMWDTFTPPGHGPAPHTHTRETEVFRVIRGLYRFQCGDDEFDAPPGTVVVLPPHVRHAWRNISDEPGQMFGTVIPGGFEQLFIDIDASCADTPEKIAVIEAHLGIVNDMTLALGLADRTVAD; encoded by the coding sequence ATGTCAACTTTCCGGAATGCAGTCGTCTCTTTGCCCGGCAAAGAGCGGATAGCGAAAACGCCGTTTGGTGCGAAGGTTGTTATCCATGCCACGGCCGCCGAGACTGGAGGTGCATTCGGAATGTGGGATACCTTCACGCCTCCAGGTCATGGCCCGGCCCCTCACACGCACACACGAGAGACCGAAGTCTTTCGCGTGATCCGTGGCCTCTATCGTTTCCAATGCGGTGATGACGAGTTTGACGCGCCACCAGGAACCGTCGTGGTTCTGCCACCGCATGTGCGGCACGCTTGGCGAAACATCAGTGACGAACCCGGCCAAATGTTCGGTACCGTCATCCCGGGCGGTTTCGAGCAATTGTTTATCGATATCGATGCTTCTTGTGCCGACACTCCCGAGAAAATTGCCGTGATCGAAGCGCACCTGGGAATCGTCAACGATATGACTTTGGCTCTCGGACTCGCAGATCGGACTGTTGCTGACTGA
- a CDS encoding FadR/GntR family transcriptional regulator: protein MNGSPILTQMPKIGRSLERRTARDVIADKLMVLVATNMLHPGDELPGERELANVLHVSRETVRGAIQMLAARGIIEVSQGSRSRVANVDLSDVTVTIASPNAIDSYDLEAVHAARLHIELKVVGDAAENIDDDTLSKLESLLEAQRLGGDDAMRFLICDREFHVAIYRGCGNPLLSDFVTDLYTYMMNYRRSAMSRPGAIDASYKDHSEIVAALARRDREAVVAAFRHHLMRIYETTKELLAEHGRAERPAGKGGKTR, encoded by the coding sequence GTGAATGGCAGTCCCATACTCACGCAAATGCCGAAGATCGGGCGGAGCCTCGAACGCCGCACGGCGCGTGACGTGATTGCCGACAAGCTGATGGTTCTCGTTGCGACCAACATGCTGCATCCGGGCGACGAGCTTCCCGGCGAACGCGAACTCGCCAACGTGCTCCATGTCAGCCGGGAGACGGTGCGCGGCGCCATCCAGATGCTTGCCGCACGCGGGATCATCGAGGTTTCGCAAGGCAGCCGCAGCCGGGTTGCCAATGTCGACCTCAGCGACGTCACCGTCACGATCGCCTCGCCGAATGCCATCGACAGCTATGATCTCGAGGCGGTTCATGCCGCAAGGCTCCATATCGAGCTGAAGGTCGTGGGTGATGCCGCCGAGAACATCGACGACGACACGCTCAGCAAGCTGGAGAGCCTGCTCGAAGCGCAGCGGCTCGGCGGCGACGATGCCATGCGATTCCTGATCTGCGACCGTGAATTCCATGTGGCGATCTATCGGGGTTGCGGCAATCCGCTGCTCTCCGACTTCGTCACCGATCTCTACACCTACATGATGAATTACCGGCGCAGCGCCATGTCCCGACCCGGCGCCATAGATGCCAGCTACAAGGATCACAGCGAGATCGTGGCAGCGCTTGCCCGGCGCGACCGCGAGGCCGTCGTCGCGGCGTTTCGCCATCATCTCATGCGAATCTACGAGACAACGAAGGAATTGCTCGCTGAACACGGGCGGGCGGAAAGGCCGGCAGGCAAGGGTGGGAAGACACGCTGA
- a CDS encoding aldolase, whose translation MSETRLREEICRYGRSLFERGLTPGSSGNISLRLDDGGCLVTPTNASLGFLDPARISRLDAAGRLISGDKPTKEIPLHSALYESRGSARAIVHLHSTHAVALTMLPEIDPRAALPPMTPYYLMRAGETALVPYYRPGDPAVADAIRGLAGKYSSVLLANHGPVVAGDSLEAAVFATEELEETAKLYLLLRNLNPRYLSPEQVADLAKTFGLDLPSLGGHEGHDHG comes from the coding sequence ATGTCCGAGACACGTCTGCGTGAGGAAATCTGCCGTTACGGGCGATCCCTATTCGAACGGGGCCTGACGCCCGGCTCGTCGGGCAACATATCGCTTCGGCTCGACGATGGCGGCTGCCTGGTAACGCCGACCAATGCCTCGCTCGGCTTCCTCGACCCCGCCCGCATATCGCGGCTCGATGCAGCCGGCCGGCTCATTTCCGGCGACAAGCCGACGAAGGAAATCCCGCTTCACTCCGCCCTCTATGAGTCGCGTGGCAGTGCCCGGGCGATCGTGCACCTGCATTCCACCCACGCGGTGGCGCTCACCATGTTGCCGGAGATCGATCCGCGCGCCGCGCTGCCGCCGATGACGCCTTACTACCTCATGCGCGCCGGTGAGACGGCGCTCGTGCCCTATTATCGACCCGGCGACCCGGCCGTTGCCGATGCGATCCGCGGACTTGCGGGCAAGTACTCCTCGGTCTTGCTCGCCAATCATGGTCCGGTGGTGGCGGGCGACAGCCTTGAGGCTGCGGTGTTCGCCACCGAAGAATTGGAGGAAACGGCAAAGCTCTACCTGCTGCTGCGCAATCTCAATCCACGCTATCTCAGCCCGGAGCAGGTGGCCGATCTTGCCAAGACCTTCGGGCTCGACCTGCCATCGCTTGGTGGGCATGAGGGGCATGACCACGGGTGA
- a CDS encoding substrate-binding domain-containing protein produces MKRRDIMRLAAFAAVLAATTALLPGKDALAQDKKWRIGFSQATTIEPWRAQFNKDIIAEAAKHPEVELIVTDGEDKTEKQVADVENLIRQEVDALLISPKESAGLTGVVQQAIDAKIPVFVLDRNVETDQYTQFVGGDNKLIGRAAGEYAVELLGGKGKAQGNVVEIWGGMGTQPAHDRHDGFHEFTDKEPGIKNLLDQQSGDWKQDQAYNIMATALRNNEKIDLVYGHNDPMAYGAYLAAKDAGREKDIKFIGIDALPGEGVTWVNNGELTATFLYATPGAEGLRQAIKFLNGEKVEKTVTLDTMKVTKENAGQIMKEKGL; encoded by the coding sequence ATGAAACGTCGTGACATCATGAGACTGGCGGCCTTTGCGGCCGTTCTGGCGGCCACTACCGCCCTGTTGCCGGGCAAGGATGCACTCGCCCAGGACAAGAAGTGGCGCATCGGCTTCAGCCAGGCGACCACCATCGAGCCGTGGCGCGCGCAGTTCAACAAGGACATCATCGCGGAAGCTGCGAAACATCCGGAAGTCGAGCTCATCGTCACGGATGGCGAGGACAAGACGGAAAAACAGGTTGCCGACGTCGAGAACCTGATCCGTCAGGAAGTCGATGCCCTGCTTATTTCGCCGAAGGAATCGGCGGGTCTCACCGGTGTCGTCCAGCAGGCGATCGACGCGAAGATCCCCGTCTTCGTTCTCGACCGCAACGTCGAGACCGACCAGTACACGCAGTTCGTCGGCGGCGACAACAAGCTGATCGGCCGGGCGGCGGGCGAATATGCGGTCGAGCTTCTCGGCGGCAAGGGCAAGGCTCAGGGCAATGTCGTGGAAATCTGGGGCGGCATGGGTACGCAGCCGGCGCACGACAGGCACGACGGCTTCCACGAATTCACCGACAAGGAGCCGGGCATCAAGAACCTGCTCGACCAGCAGTCGGGCGATTGGAAGCAGGATCAGGCCTATAACATCATGGCGACGGCGCTACGCAACAACGAGAAGATCGATCTCGTCTACGGCCACAACGATCCGATGGCCTACGGCGCCTATCTGGCGGCGAAGGACGCCGGCCGCGAAAAGGACATCAAGTTCATCGGCATCGACGCCCTTCCGGGTGAAGGCGTGACCTGGGTCAATAATGGCGAACTCACCGCGACCTTTCTCTATGCGACACCCGGTGCCGAGGGGCTCCGTCAGGCGATCAAGTTCCTTAACGGGGAAAAGGTCGAAAAAACTGTGACGCTCGACACGATGAAGGTGACGAAGGAGAACGCCGGCCAGATCATGAAGGAGAAGGGCCTCTAA
- the otnI gene encoding 2-oxo-tetronate isomerase, which translates to MPLFAANLTMMFTEWSFLDRFDAAAEAGFTAVEYLFPYDVPPEAIAERLARNNLQQALFNLPPGDWAAGERGIAVLPGRFDALKADIDRGLEYAAATGVKRLHLMAGLADPSDSETATRYRRSVAYAAEQLAEKEIDLLIEPINGRNMPGYFLNDFGAAERLIAELGLANLKLQFDIYHRQIMHGDVTVALRRLMPITGHIQIASVPSRHEPDGEELNYPYLFAEIDRIGYDGFVGCEYAPRGRTLDGLDWFKPYARS; encoded by the coding sequence ATGCCCCTTTTCGCCGCCAATCTGACGATGATGTTTACCGAGTGGTCTTTTCTCGACCGGTTCGACGCCGCAGCCGAGGCCGGTTTCACGGCCGTCGAATATCTCTTCCCCTATGACGTGCCGCCGGAGGCGATCGCCGAACGGCTTGCCCGCAACAACCTGCAACAGGCGCTGTTCAACCTGCCGCCAGGCGACTGGGCGGCGGGCGAGCGCGGGATTGCAGTCCTGCCGGGGCGTTTCGATGCGCTCAAAGCGGATATCGACCGGGGCTTGGAATATGCCGCGGCGACAGGCGTCAAGCGGCTGCATCTGATGGCAGGCCTCGCCGATCCATCCGACAGCGAGACTGCGACCCGCTATCGCCGTTCGGTGGCCTACGCTGCCGAGCAGCTGGCTGAGAAGGAGATCGATCTCCTGATCGAGCCGATCAACGGCCGTAACATGCCGGGCTATTTCCTCAATGATTTCGGCGCCGCAGAGCGGCTGATCGCGGAGCTTGGACTTGCCAATCTGAAGCTTCAGTTCGACATCTACCATCGCCAGATCATGCACGGCGACGTCACGGTGGCACTCCGGCGCCTCATGCCGATCACCGGCCACATCCAGATCGCCAGCGTCCCTTCGCGCCATGAGCCGGACGGCGAAGAGCTGAATTATCCCTACCTGTTCGCAGAGATCGACCGGATCGGCTATGACGGTTTCGTCGGCTGCGAATATGCCCCGCGCGGCCGCACCCTCGACGGTCTCGACTGGTTCAAGCCGTATGCAAGGAGCTGA
- a CDS encoding LacI family DNA-binding transcriptional regulator, with the protein MDGRLSGGENVTLDFRHHPAVTLAEVAEAAGVGESTVSRVLRDHGSFSKKTRDRVMEAVERLGYVPNRIAGTLASAGSRLVAFVIPSLSNIVFPDVLRGASTVLEQNQHQAVFSVTDYDPEREEALVAAMLAWRPTAVMLAGFEHSERTLKMLRASGCRVVELLDLDGTALDLAVGYSNRAAGRASAEFLLKRGYRRIGYVGHDLDRDTRAGKRFAGLSEALGAAGAPLADREIYAGGSSVESGRLGLERLLARRRDLDAVYFSNDDMALGGYFHCLAHGISVPSQLAIFGYNGLDIGRVTPQPLSTIRTPRVATGRIAAELVVTNSPPQVVDLGFELVEGATA; encoded by the coding sequence ATGGATGGCAGGCTGTCAGGAGGCGAGAATGTGACTTTGGATTTCAGGCACCATCCGGCGGTGACGCTTGCCGAGGTCGCGGAAGCCGCCGGCGTCGGCGAGAGCACCGTGTCGCGCGTCTTGCGCGATCACGGCTCGTTTTCCAAGAAGACGAGGGACCGGGTGATGGAAGCGGTCGAACGACTCGGCTATGTGCCGAACCGCATCGCCGGCACGCTCGCGTCCGCCGGGTCGCGGCTCGTCGCCTTCGTGATCCCGTCGCTCTCCAACATCGTCTTTCCGGATGTATTGCGCGGGGCGAGCACTGTGCTGGAGCAAAATCAGCATCAGGCCGTCTTCTCCGTCACCGACTACGATCCCGAGCGCGAGGAGGCGCTCGTCGCTGCAATGCTCGCCTGGCGGCCGACGGCGGTGATGCTTGCCGGCTTCGAACACAGCGAGCGCACGCTGAAGATGTTGCGCGCGAGCGGCTGCCGGGTCGTCGAACTGCTCGATCTCGATGGCACGGCGCTGGATCTCGCGGTCGGCTATTCCAATCGTGCTGCCGGGCGTGCAAGCGCCGAGTTCCTGTTGAAGCGCGGCTATCGTCGGATCGGCTATGTTGGGCACGACCTTGATCGCGACACGCGCGCCGGCAAGCGCTTTGCCGGGCTTTCTGAAGCGCTCGGCGCGGCCGGTGCTCCGCTTGCTGATCGGGAAATCTACGCTGGCGGATCGTCGGTGGAAAGCGGGCGGCTGGGACTGGAGCGGCTGCTGGCAAGGCGTCGCGACCTCGACGCGGTCTATTTTTCGAACGACGACATGGCGCTCGGCGGCTATTTTCACTGCCTGGCGCACGGAATCTCGGTTCCCTCACAACTGGCGATCTTCGGTTATAACGGCCTCGATATCGGCCGAGTGACGCCGCAGCCGCTCTCGACCATACGGACGCCTCGCGTCGCGACTGGACGGATAGCGGCGGAACTGGTGGTCACGAACTCGCCACCGCAGGTCGTTGATCTCGGATTCGAACTGGTCGAGGGCGCGACCGCCTGA